TCTGCGGCGGCGCGTCGGCGCTGGTGCAGACCGGCTTCGAGGTGCTGACCGAGGCCGGTTACGCCCCGGAGATCGCGTACTTCGAGTGCCTGCACGAGCTGAAGCTCATCGTCGACCTGATGTACGAGGGCGGCATCGCCCGGATGCGCTACAGCGTCTCCGACACCGCCGAGTACGGCGACTACTCGCGGGGCCCGCGGGTGGTGGACTCCCGGGTCAAGGACGAGATGCGCAAGATCCTTTCCGAGATCCAGTCCGGCGAGTTCGCCCGGGAGTGGATCGCCGAGGACGACGCCGGCCGGCCGAACTTCACCAAGTGGCGGGCCGAGGGTGCGGCGCACCCGATCGAGGAGACCGGCAAGAAGCTGCGCGGGATGATGAGCTGGGTGGACCGGCCGATCACCGAGACGGCCTGATCTGCATCGTCGTGCCGGAGCCCCGGGGTCGGTGACCGAGCCGACCCCGGGGCTCCGTCGGCGATGGCGGGTGGTCCGCCCGGGTTACCGGATCTTCACCCCGGCCGTTACCGGATCATTGCCATTCGACGTCCAATCGGTACGTGAACTGATGGCATCAGGAAATGGTGGGCAGTTACGCGCGGTTAATGCGTCCGCTCGGGTACTGTCGCCGCATGCGTCTGGAGCAAACGCACCGCACCGAGCGTTTCGGCGCCGTTCGCATCCACGAACTTCAGCGGGTCATACAGCTGGACTCGGGAGATGCCACGGGGACAACCGGCGAAGGCATCGTCTCCCACGAGGCGATGCGCGCGATCGAGCGGCAAATGGTCATCGTCATTCCCTGCATGAACGAGACACGCAGAGTAATCGAAGGCGTGCTCTCGGGGATTCCTCATGATTGTTTGATCGTGCTCGTCTCGAACAGCGCCCGACATCCCGTCGACCGCTACGAGATCGAGGTGCAGACGCTGGAGCAGTACTGCCGGGCGGCCGAACGGCCGGCGATCGTGCTGCACCAGCGGGACCCGGGGGTGGCCGCCGCGTTCAAGGCCGCCGGCATGCCGGAGCTGATCGACGACGACGGACTCGTCCGGGCCGGCAAGGGCGAGGCGATGCTGATCGGCATGGCGGTCGCCGCGCTGACCGGCCGCGGGTACGTCGGATACATCGACGCGGACAATTACGTACCGGGCGCCGTGCACGAGTACGTCAAGGTCTACGCCGCCGGCCTGCATCTCGCCGCCAACCCGTACGCGATGGTCCGGATCTCCTGGCACTCGAAACCGAAGCTGCGGGACGGCCGGCTCTTCTTCAGCCGACGCGGCCGGAGTTCCGAGATCACCAACGAGTTCCTGAACCGGCTGGTCGCCGAGTATTCCGGCTTCGGCACCGAGGTGATCGCCACCGGCAATGCCGGCGAACACGCGCTCAGCCTCGACCTGGGGCTGCGGATGCGGCTGGCCGGTGGCTTCGCCGTCGAGCCGTTCGAGTTCGTGGAGCTGTTCGAGCAGTTCGGCGGGGTGCTGGAGAGCGCACATCCCGAGGTGATGGCGAGTTCGGTGCCGGTGTTGCAGATCGAGACCCGGAACCCGCACTTCCACGACAACAAGGGCGAGGACCACGTACAGGGCATGCGGATGCAGGCGCTCAACGTGCTCTACCACTCGCCGGTCTCGCTTCCGCCGGTCCGGGAGGCGATCGTCGAGTTCATGGTCGCGCAGGGGGCGCTCGCGCCGGGGGAGGAGCCGCCCCGGGAGCGGATCTATCCGCCGGTCGGCTCGCTCGAACTGGACCTGCTGCGGGACGTACTGGAGACCGAGGCGGGGACCTTCCGGCAGATCGGCGTCGCCGCGCGGGTGACCCAGCTGCGGCCACGCCAGGTCCTGCCCGGGCTTCCCGCACCGGAAGTGGTCACCTCGGCGTGAGCCCGGTTCCGGGGTGAGTCCGGCCACGTCGGCGCGGCGCCGGAGCACGCGTGCACACCGGCCGGGTCGGTGTGCACGGGCCCGTCCGGCAGTTGTCGGACGGGCTTGTGAGGGCACTCACGCGGGGCAGTGGGCCACCGTGCGGAGCACGACGCCTACGATCGGCAGATAGGTGCGTCCGCACCGTAGGGACTCACCCGTTTGGCGGAGCGCGGGACGCAGTGCGGCGCCCACGTGGCCGCAGACCTCGCCCGGACGACACATACGAGGACCAATGACTCCCGTCGTACTGATCGCTGAAGAGCTCGCTCCCGCCGCCATCGACGTGCTCGCGCACGACTTCGACGTACGCCACGTCGACGGCACCGACCGCCCGGCCCTGCTCAGCGCGCTCTCCGAGGCCGACGCGGTCATCGTGCGCAGCGCCACCCAGGTCGACGCCGAGGCCATCGCCGCGGCGCCGCGGCTCAAGGTGATCGCCCGTGCGGGGGTCGGACTGGACAACGTCGAGGTGCCGGCCGCCACCGCCCGGGGCGTCATGGTGGTCAACGCGCCGACCTCCAACATCGTCTCGGCCGCCGAGCAGGCCGTCGCGCTGCTGCTCGCGGTGGCCCGGAACACCGCCAGCGCCAGCGCCGCGCTGAAGGCGGGGGAGTGGAAGCGGTCCAGGTACACCGGAGTCGAGATCCAGGGCAAGACGGTCGGCGTGGTCGGCCTCGGCCGGATCGGCGTCCTCTTCGCCCAGCGGATCGCGGCCTTCGGCACCCGGCTGATCGCGTACGACCCCTACGTCCAGCCGGCCCGGGCGGCGCAGCTCGGGGTACGGCTGGTCGGCCTGGAGGAACTGCTCCGGGAGAGCGACTTCATCTCCATCCACCTGCCGAAGACCCCGGAGACGGTCGGGCTGATCGGCGAGAAGGAACTGACGCTGGTCAAGCCGGGTGTACGGATCGTCAACGCGGCCCGTGGCGGCCTGATCGACGAGCAGGCCCTGGCCGACGCGATCGCCGAGGGACGGGTCGGCGGCGCGGGCATCGACGTGTACTCCAAGGAGCCCTGCACCGCGTCCCCGCTGTTCGCCTTCGACAACGTGGTGGCGACGCCGCACCTGGGCGCCTCGACCGCCGAGGCCCAGGACAAGGCCGGTCTGGCGGTCGCCCGCAGCGTCAAGCTCGCGTTGCAGGGTGAGTTCGTGCCGGACGCGGTCAACGTGCAGGCCGGCGGCGTGGTCGCCGAGGACGTCCGGCCGCTGCTGCCGCTGGCCGAGAAGCTGGGCAAGGTCTTCACCGCGGTCGCCGGCGGGGTCGCCGCCAGCGTGACCGTCGAGGTACGCGGCGAGATCGTCGCCAACGACGTCTCGGTGCTGAAGCTGGCCGCCACGAAGGGTCTCTTCACCTCCGTGGTGGAGGAGCAGGTGAGCTACGTCAACGCCCCGCTGCTGGCCGCCGACCGGGGTGTCACGGTGGCGCTGACCACGCACGCGGAGACCATCGACCACGCCAACCTGGTCACCGTGCGGGGTGCGCTGCCGGACGGCCGGACCGTCTCGGTCTCCGGTACCACGGTGCACACCGGTACCCGGGACGTGATCAAGCTGACCGAGGTGGACGGATTCGACCTGGAACTCGGCGCGGACGGGATCCTGCTCTTCTTCCGCTACGCCGACCGGCCGGGTGTGGTCGGCACCGTCGGCTCGATCCTCGGCGAGACGGGTGTCAACATCGCGGCCATGCAGGTTGCCCGGCGGTCCGCCGGTGGCGAGGCGTTGATGACCCTGACCGTGGACTCGGCGATCGCGGCGGACCTGCTCAACTCGGCGGCCGAGTCGATCGGTGCGGTGGCGGCGAGCGCCGCCGACCTGCGCGACGAAGAGGCGTGACGGGGAAGACCTCCTGAACTCCCGGACGGGGCGAGCCGCAGTGGGCCGCCCCGTCCGTCGTCAGCCGGTCACAGTGGTCGGTGGCGGGTAGACGGAACCGTCCTGTGGGTCCAGTAACAGCAGGCCGTGCACTCCGGCCAGCCGTTCGATGTCGAGCAGCACCTCGTCCGCACAGGACTCGTGGAGGTTCATCTCGACGTGGTCGGCGGCGACGTGCAGCGGGGTCACCGCCCAGGGCGTACCCGGACCTGGCCGGTCGGGGTAGCCGGCGGTGACCGCCCGGTAGAAGGACGAGATCCGTGGCTCCAGGGCGCCGTTGACGTGGTGTCCCTGGCGGCACCGGTCGTGGGCCGCCCGTACGTCGACCGGCGAGGCGCCGTGCCCGAGGGCCCATACGATCAGATCGAAACTCACGGGGGTAAAGGGTGCCATCCCGAAGCGTGGGCGTTCGCCGTATACCGGCCGACACGCGGAAGGGCACCTCTTGCGGGGACTCACGTCGGGTCGATAGCGTATTGACGTGGATACCCGGCGAGTTCCTAGGCGTGGGCTCGTCTTCGGGTGATGAGGCGTCGCGCCGGCCGGGTAGCCAGCACCCCCGTGTGCGCGAGCCACGCGCACTCGTCGCTGATCGGCCCCCGCGACCGTTGCCGAGCTCGCGGGGGTCGATCGCGTCCGGGCGCGAGGCTCTCCCCGACGTGATCGTCGAAGGAACCCGTCGGTCAGGGCGGGGCGTGACCGGGGCGGTGGTCGCCGCCGGGCAGGACCGTCAGCGTGCGGTGGCGAAGAGCGCCCGGTAGCCGTCCTTGGTGGGGAACCAGTCCAGGCCGGCTCGACCGGCGGCGAACAGGGCGGTCGCGTAGGCGTCGGCGACCGCGAGGTCGGGCCCGGTGACGGTGGCCGCGATCAGCCGGTCGGCCGGCTCGCCGGTGTGCGGGTCCACCACGTGGTCACGACGGCCGGCGACCCCGGAGGTGCCGACCGCGCCCGAGGTCATCTCCAGCAGCATCGGCGGGCGGTCGTTCGCGGTCGGATGGTGCACCGCGATCCGCCACGGTCCGCCGTGCGGGGCGTGGCCGCGTACCGTCAGGTCGGCGCCGCTGATCACGGCGTAGTCCTCGATGCCGGCGGCCCGCAGCCGTGCGGCGGCCCGTTCCACCGCCCAGCCGACCAGCAGGCCGCCCGGGTCGAAGCCGCCGGGCACCGCCCAGGCGTCGAACCAGCCGTCCGTGGCGGCCCGCATCGCGGCGCAGCGCGCGACGATGTCGGCCAGCGGCGGGTACGCGTCGGCCGAGATCTCGGCCCGGCGCAGCCGGGAGACGAGGCTGGCCGGTCGGGCCGGGCTGTAGGTGAGGTCGATCGCCCGTAGCTCGGCGACCGCGTCCCGCAGCGCGTCGCCGACGCCCCGCCAGCCGACCTCGCCGAGGCCGTTCAGTATCAGGGTGTACTCGGCGATGGAGGTCTGCACCGTGTGCCGCGCGACCACCCGGTCGGCGAGCGTCGCGCCCGGTCGGACGTTCCGCCGCCCGGCACCCAGCCGCAGGTCGGGTCGTCCCCGGCCGACGGCGGGTGCCGGCGACAGCCCCCGACGATGCTGACCCGGACCCCGGCCGCCCCCCGGGATCCGCATGTTCGCCCCCTGGATCCGCATGTCCGCCCCCTGGATCCGCATCTCGCTCCGTGCCCTCCTCGGGCCATCGCCGCTCACGATAAGCAGCGAAAATGGCTACACCATGAATGCTGGCTGAGAAGGTCCTGTGCAGTTGATTTCCCAGATTCTGGGAGCGCCGTACCGGGAGCCGGGACGGTCCCTTAACGTTCCTTAGACACGACAAAGGCAAGGGAGCTGGACGTGGCGGTGGCGCGGATCGCGGTGGTGGCTGGTGACGGCATCGGGCCGGAGGTGGTCGCGCAGGCCCGCAAGGTGCTCGACACCGTGCTGCCGGGCATCGAGGCCACCGAGTACGACCTCGGCGCGGCACGATACCACCGCACCGGAGAGGTGCTGCCGGACTCCGTGCTCACGGAACTGGCCGGTCACGACGCGATCCTGCTCGGCGCGGTCGGCGATCCCACCGTTCCGCCGGGCGTGCTGGAACGCGGCCTGCTGCTCAAGCTGCGGTTCGAGTTCGACCAGTACGTGAATCTCCGGCCGTCCCGCCTCTGGCCGGGCACCTCCGGCCCGCTGGCCAGCGTGAAGCCGAACGAGATCGACCTGGTCGTCGTCCGGGAGGGCACCGAGGGCCTGTACGCCGGTGCCGGTGGCGTGCTGCACCGGGACACCCCCGCCGAGGTGGCCACCGAGGAGAGCCTGAACACCCGGTACGGCGTCGAGCGGGTCATCCGCGACGCCTTCGCCCGGGCCGGTCGCCGGGAACGCCGCAAGGTCACCCTGGTGCACAAGACCAACGTGCTGACCCACGCCGGCTCGCTCTGGGCCCGCGCCTTCGCCACGGTCGCCGCCGAGCATCCCGACATCGAGACCGAGTACCAGCACGTCGACGCCGCCGCGATGTTCCTGGTCACCCAGCCGCAGCGGTACGACGTGGTGGTCACCGACAACCTCTTCGGCGACATCCTCACCGACATCGCCGCCGCGATCACCGGTGGAATCGGCCTGGCGGCGAGCGGCAGCATCAACCCCGAGCGGGCGTACCCGTCGATGTTCGAGCCGGTGCACGGCTCGGCGCCGGACATCGCCGGTCAGGGTGTGGCGGATCCGGCCGCCGCGGTGCTCTCCACCGCGCTGCTCCTGGACCACCTGGGTCATCCCGACGCCGCCCGCCGAGTAACCGAGGCGGTCGCCGCCGAGCTGGCCGCCCGTACTCCGGGCACGCCGCGGCGTACCGCCGACGTCGGAGACCGGCTCGCCGCCCACGTGGCGTCCTGACCCGGTAGATCCACCAGACACTTCCCGCCCCCGCCCGCCGGAGGTCCGTGCCGTTGCCGGATCTGCGCGAAGGCGCGAGTGGTGAGTTCTCCGGTCGACCGGAGGGTCGAGGTTGAACGACCGTTCGGGTAAGTTTCAGGCACAAGCCCCACGTCCCGGCTCGCCCATGCCCGGGTGCCGGTTCCCTTCATGGAGGTCAGCGCGATGAGCGGTGGTGACAAGCTCGACTTCGAGATCCGTCCGAATCCTCAGCCGGTAGCCCCCGCCGAGCGCGACGCGCTGATGGCGAACCCGGGATTCGGTCGGGTCTTCACCGACCACATGGTCACCGTCCGGTACGCCGAGGGCAAGGGCTGGTACGACGCCCGGGTCGAGGCCCGCGCGCCGATCCCGATGGACCCGGCGAGCGCCGTACTGCACTACGCCCAGGAGATCTTCGAGGGGTTGAAGGCGTACCACGCCGCCGACGGTTCGGTGACGATGTTCCGGCCGGACGCCAACGCCGCCCGGTTCGCTGACTCGGCCCGCCGGATGGCGATGCCGCCCCTGCCACAGCAGGTCTTCCTCGACTCGCTGCGCCACCTGATCGAGATCGACCGGGCGTGGCTGCCGACCACCGAGGAGGGCAGCCTCTACCTGCGGCCGTTTATGTTCGCCAACGAGGTCTTCCTCGGGGTGCGCCCGTCCAACGAATACCTCTACGTGCTGATCGGCTCGCCGGTCGGCTCGTACTTCCCCCGGGGCGTGCAGCCGGTGAACGTCTGGGTGTCCCCGACGTACACCCGGGCGGCACCGGGCGGCACCGGTGAGGCCAAGTGCGGCGGCAACTACGCCGCCTCGCTGGCCGCCCAGGCCGAGGCGATGGAGCACGGCTGTGAACAGGTGGTCTTCCTCGACGCCGTGCAGCGCCGGTACGTCGACGAACTGGGCGGGATGAACGTCTTCTACGTCTACGACGACGGCTCGCTGGTCACCCCGCCGCTGGGCGGCACGATCCTGCCCGGCATCACCCGGGAGTCCGTGATGACGCTGGCCCGGCAGGCCGGCCGTACCGTGGTCGAGCGGCCGGTGGCGTTCGACGAGTGGCAGGCCGACGCGGCCAGCGGGCGGCTGCGGGAGGTCTTCGCCTGCGGTACGGCGGCGGTGATCACCCCGATCGGCGTGGTGCGCCACCCGGACGGGGAGTTCCGGATCGCCGACGGCAGCCCGGGTGAGGTCACCACGGGCCTGCGGCAGAGCCTGGTCGACCTCCAGCGGGGCCGGGCCGAGGACGTCAACGACTGGATCCACCACATCCGCTGACCGACGCCGACCTCCGGGCGCCGCCGGCTCAGCTGAGCAGGTGCGCCCGGAGGGCGTCGATCCGGGACTGGACGAGGCCGGCCCTGACCAGGTACCGCTGCGCCGACCCGTGCCGGTCCCGCAGCTCGCGGAGGAAGATGCTCATCGCCTCGGCGGGGCAGCCGAGGAAGGGCGCGGGCACCGGCTTCGAGGCCGGCAGCGTGGTGGCGATCCACTCGCTGAACCGGACCGAGCCCTCGATGCTCCGGGCGTAGTCCTCGGCGATCGTCTCGTCGGCGACGCCGAGCAGCGACAGGGTCAGCGCGCAGACCACCCCGGTCCGGTCCTTGCCGGCCACACAGTGCACCACGGTCGGGGCGGCGTCGGCGTCGGCGATCACCTCGATCGCCGAGACCAGGCCGGCGGCCCCGGTCTCGGCGAGGTCGTGGTAGCGGTCGGCCAGGTACCGGGCCATGCCGAGTTCCTCGGAGTACGCCGACTCCTCCCAGAACGCGTGCTCCGGATGGATGTGCCGGTACGCCAGTCCCGGGTAGTCCGGCACCCGGCCGTCCCGACGTACCTCGGACGGGCGGCGCAGGTCGATGACGGTACGGATGCCGAGCGCGGCGAACGCCTCCCGGTCCACGCCGTCGACCCGGTGCAGCGAGTCCGACCGGTACAGCCGGCGCTGGCGTACCGGGCGGCCGTCCAGGCCCGGATGTCCACCGACGTCCCGGAAGTTGAAGAGGTTGTTGAAGGCCGTCATCGGAGTCATCGGAGTGGCGTCCACGCGACCACAGTAGCGACTCCGGGCCGAGGGCCGGCCGAGGGCGTTTGCCGGCGACGGAAGCCGGTGGGGCGGCCGCCCCACCGGCTTCCGGGTCGCGGGTCGCGCCCTACAGCGCGCGGCCTGGCGGTACCGTCCAGCCTGTCGTGC
The nucleotide sequence above comes from Plantactinospora soyae. Encoded proteins:
- a CDS encoding FAD:protein FMN transferase; its protein translation is MRIPGGGRGPGQHRRGLSPAPAVGRGRPDLRLGAGRRNVRPGATLADRVVARHTVQTSIAEYTLILNGLGEVGWRGVGDALRDAVAELRAIDLTYSPARPASLVSRLRRAEISADAYPPLADIVARCAAMRAATDGWFDAWAVPGGFDPGGLLVGWAVERAAARLRAAGIEDYAVISGADLTVRGHAPHGGPWRIAVHHPTANDRPPMLLEMTSGAVGTSGVAGRRDHVVDPHTGEPADRLIAATVTGPDLAVADAYATALFAAGRAGLDWFPTKDGYRALFATAR
- the serA gene encoding phosphoglycerate dehydrogenase; translated protein: MTPVVLIAEELAPAAIDVLAHDFDVRHVDGTDRPALLSALSEADAVIVRSATQVDAEAIAAAPRLKVIARAGVGLDNVEVPAATARGVMVVNAPTSNIVSAAEQAVALLLAVARNTASASAALKAGEWKRSRYTGVEIQGKTVGVVGLGRIGVLFAQRIAAFGTRLIAYDPYVQPARAAQLGVRLVGLEELLRESDFISIHLPKTPETVGLIGEKELTLVKPGVRIVNAARGGLIDEQALADAIAEGRVGGAGIDVYSKEPCTASPLFAFDNVVATPHLGASTAEAQDKAGLAVARSVKLALQGEFVPDAVNVQAGGVVAEDVRPLLPLAEKLGKVFTAVAGGVAASVTVEVRGEIVANDVSVLKLAATKGLFTSVVEEQVSYVNAPLLAADRGVTVALTTHAETIDHANLVTVRGALPDGRTVSVSGTTVHTGTRDVIKLTEVDGFDLELGADGILLFFRYADRPGVVGTVGSILGETGVNIAAMQVARRSAGGEALMTLTVDSAIAADLLNSAAESIGAVAASAADLRDEEA
- a CDS encoding branched-chain amino acid aminotransferase, which produces MSGGDKLDFEIRPNPQPVAPAERDALMANPGFGRVFTDHMVTVRYAEGKGWYDARVEARAPIPMDPASAVLHYAQEIFEGLKAYHAADGSVTMFRPDANAARFADSARRMAMPPLPQQVFLDSLRHLIEIDRAWLPTTEEGSLYLRPFMFANEVFLGVRPSNEYLYVLIGSPVGSYFPRGVQPVNVWVSPTYTRAAPGGTGEAKCGGNYAASLAAQAEAMEHGCEQVVFLDAVQRRYVDELGGMNVFYVYDDGSLVTPPLGGTILPGITRESVMTLARQAGRTVVERPVAFDEWQADAASGRLREVFACGTAAVITPIGVVRHPDGEFRIADGSPGEVTTGLRQSLVDLQRGRAEDVNDWIHHIR
- the mpgS gene encoding mannosyl-3-phosphoglycerate synthase; translated protein: MRLEQTHRTERFGAVRIHELQRVIQLDSGDATGTTGEGIVSHEAMRAIERQMVIVIPCMNETRRVIEGVLSGIPHDCLIVLVSNSARHPVDRYEIEVQTLEQYCRAAERPAIVLHQRDPGVAAAFKAAGMPELIDDDGLVRAGKGEAMLIGMAVAALTGRGYVGYIDADNYVPGAVHEYVKVYAAGLHLAANPYAMVRISWHSKPKLRDGRLFFSRRGRSSEITNEFLNRLVAEYSGFGTEVIATGNAGEHALSLDLGLRMRLAGGFAVEPFEFVELFEQFGGVLESAHPEVMASSVPVLQIETRNPHFHDNKGEDHVQGMRMQALNVLYHSPVSLPPVREAIVEFMVAQGALAPGEEPPRERIYPPVGSLELDLLRDVLETEAGTFRQIGVAARVTQLRPRQVLPGLPAPEVVTSA
- a CDS encoding 3-isopropylmalate dehydrogenase, with protein sequence MARIAVVAGDGIGPEVVAQARKVLDTVLPGIEATEYDLGAARYHRTGEVLPDSVLTELAGHDAILLGAVGDPTVPPGVLERGLLLKLRFEFDQYVNLRPSRLWPGTSGPLASVKPNEIDLVVVREGTEGLYAGAGGVLHRDTPAEVATEESLNTRYGVERVIRDAFARAGRRERRKVTLVHKTNVLTHAGSLWARAFATVAAEHPDIETEYQHVDAAAMFLVTQPQRYDVVVTDNLFGDILTDIAAAITGGIGLAASGSINPERAYPSMFEPVHGSAPDIAGQGVADPAAAVLSTALLLDHLGHPDAARRVTEAVAAELAARTPGTPRRTADVGDRLAAHVAS
- a CDS encoding tyrosine-protein phosphatase — encoded protein: MTPMTAFNNLFNFRDVGGHPGLDGRPVRQRRLYRSDSLHRVDGVDREAFAALGIRTVIDLRRPSEVRRDGRVPDYPGLAYRHIHPEHAFWEESAYSEELGMARYLADRYHDLAETGAAGLVSAIEVIADADAAPTVVHCVAGKDRTGVVCALTLSLLGVADETIAEDYARSIEGSVRFSEWIATTLPASKPVPAPFLGCPAEAMSIFLRELRDRHGSAQRYLVRAGLVQSRIDALRAHLLS